The Desulfatirhabdium butyrativorans DSM 18734 genomic interval GAAACGAGGAATTAATTGCCGGCAAAAAAACCGACCCGATAGGCGCTGATATCTTGATCGATTTTTCCAAAGCGTTTGGCACGTTCAGTCCGTATCTGTTCGGCGCTATTTCTGCCCCGTATTTCGATCAAACCGGTTTTGACTTGGCAAAGGAAGCCGGTTTCAAGCTGATCGGAGTTTTTCTGGATTCGAGCAAACCACTTCCAGCGCATATCGATGACCCTGCTGAATACGATTTTTCGCTATTGGACAAACAGGTGGAGGCGATTTTCGAAATCGGCGCCGAACCGATGATCATCTTCGCCCCGCTGCGCAGGCCATTAGACCTGAATCGCTACGCTGGATATGTTCGAAATGTTGCCAAGCATCTGACACGAGGGTGGGGCGATGGCCATCGTTGGAAAGTCAAATTATTCCGATTTGGAAATGAGCCGGACAATACCGAATTCTGGAAGGATACCCAGTTTGCCTTTTTTGAGACCTATGCAAAATGGGCAAAAACGCTTAAGGATGTCGATCCGGCGTTTATTTTGGTGGCTCCCGGATTGATGCAGGTTCAGGTGGGTTTGCAATCCCATTCCCTGCATCCATGGGTCAACGATTTTTTGAATTATTGCCATCAAAAACAGGTGCCGCTCGATTATTTTTCATTCCATGCCTATTCACCCATTCCCTATCACTTTTTTTATGAAAATGCGAGATTGTTGAAATCCGAACTGCAAAAGTATCCCCGCCTGAGTCCGCTATATGGCGCTCCCAAAATTGCCAATGATGAATGGCAGATAAAACTCGGTGATTTATGGTCCGGTACGAAAAGCCCCCAGTTCGATACGGCATGGGCTGCGGCTCATAACATCGATGCCTTGATCAATATGATCGAGCAGGGCATCGAATTGTCCTTGCCGATGACCGGAACATTCAATGGAGGCCAAGGCGGTTGTCATGATTTTTTGCTGGTCGGTTGCAACAATCAGAAAAAGCCATCATTTTATGCGTTCAAAGGATTCAACTGGCTCTATGGGACAGATCGTCTATCGGTGAGCGGAACGGATCAAATGAATTTTGCCGCTATTGCTGGGAAAACTGAAAAGGGCATGATCGTCGTATTTTCGAATCACGATGTTGGGGGCTATCTGGAAAAATATGAATCCAGAAGCGGACCGTCCGCGTGGCGCGAATACAAGCACCATATCCTGGCTCGCGGTATCCCGAATCGCTACAACCGGTTCAGCATCAAAGCGATCCATCTGCCATGGAAACCGTCAGATGCGGTTGTGTATGCGCACTATTTGGTGGATGACACGCACGGGCTGGCCCTGGTTGAAACAAAAACCGTTTCAGGCAATGATTCGCTTGTTTTTGAAGGGAAGATGGATTCGCCCAGCGTTCATGTTGTTCAAATCCATCTTCAGTGATACGAAACAACTTTAGTGCCTGAACGGAAAACCCGTTTAGGATGCAACCTGAGCCGGAGGGCAGGCTGTTTCACGCTGTATCGCAAAATTGCCTGCCCGCAGACGGCGCGCTGCTCCAAATAACGGTTTTTCGTTCAGGCACAAGTTTAGAAGTGAGGGGTTTAGGGTGTCTTTCCCGAAAGATATGCTGTTATGGTCCTACTGGTACCCTTTCCGTCGGCTCATCCAGGGTTTGACTGTCCCCCGGGCGTATTTCATTGCGGAAATGATGGGAAATTTACTGTATTGCCTTGCCGGCAACAAACGCAAGGCCTTCGAAAAAGAGCTATATACAATCTTTGGAAGAAAATCGGATTTGCTTCAAATCCGATTGATTGTTCGGAAGGCATTCATTCATTGGTGCCGCTCTGAAGTGGAAATGATGCTGTATTCGAAGATGAATGCCACTAACATCTCGATGTTTGTGGAGATTGAAGGATTGGATCATCTGGATCGAGCACTTGCTGCGGGCAAAGGTGTCATGCTGCTGTTTTCGCATTTCGGAGCCAACCAGATGATCATGCCCGCGATGGGCTATCATGGCTATCCCATGAGCCAGCTCAGCGCTCCTGCTACAGTATGGACGGAAAAGCTTTCCGGCAGAAAATTTTCCCGGATGGAAAAGAAAGCGCTCGAGATGAGATGGCGCCAAGAGTCGTTTCTGCCGGTTACCCATATCAACATATTCGGTTCGTTGAAAGCCGCATTTACCTGTCTGAAGAAAAACGAAATATTGGGTGTCGCCATCGACGGGGGCGGCGGGCAAAAAAAAGTAATGGTTGATTTCCTGGGTAAAACCGCCCTGTTTTCCACGGGCCCATTGGAAATCGCGGCCAGGACAAATTGCAGGGTTCTTCCCACGTTCATGGTCCGATCCATTCAGGGCAAAAGTCGGATGATCATTGAAGAGCCCATGGAAATCCGCAACACGGATCGGGATGTTTTTGTTTCGGTGCACACGCAGATGTTTGCGACCCGGTTGGAATCCTATGTCCGCAAATACCCG includes:
- a CDS encoding GH39 family glycosyl hydrolase translates to MYYFIQTKKIINQHLSNTCLCYVFWFLVSIGMLLFYDTNYSEAAPSPVSPEEMESTFRNIDRDPTNHQTFARRVQVLDEWRAVLARSGRRFDVERVLPPGWISDIMRLKNSGKAKEAFAELDWLYREIRKIETPQKEPFHPNSPEYRTSQDDNRNEELIAGKKTDPIGADILIDFSKAFGTFSPYLFGAISAPYFDQTGFDLAKEAGFKLIGVFLDSSKPLPAHIDDPAEYDFSLLDKQVEAIFEIGAEPMIIFAPLRRPLDLNRYAGYVRNVAKHLTRGWGDGHRWKVKLFRFGNEPDNTEFWKDTQFAFFETYAKWAKTLKDVDPAFILVAPGLMQVQVGLQSHSLHPWVNDFLNYCHQKQVPLDYFSFHAYSPIPYHFFYENARLLKSELQKYPRLSPLYGAPKIANDEWQIKLGDLWSGTKSPQFDTAWAAAHNIDALINMIEQGIELSLPMTGTFNGGQGGCHDFLLVGCNNQKKPSFYAFKGFNWLYGTDRLSVSGTDQMNFAAIAGKTEKGMIVVFSNHDVGGYLEKYESRSGPSAWREYKHHILARGIPNRYNRFSIKAIHLPWKPSDAVVYAHYLVDDTHGLALVETKTVSGNDSLVFEGKMDSPSVHVVQIHLQ
- a CDS encoding lysophospholipid acyltransferase family protein; the protein is MLLWSYWYPFRRLIQGLTVPRAYFIAEMMGNLLYCLAGNKRKAFEKELYTIFGRKSDLLQIRLIVRKAFIHWCRSEVEMMLYSKMNATNISMFVEIEGLDHLDRALAAGKGVMLLFSHFGANQMIMPAMGYHGYPMSQLSAPATVWTEKLSGRKFSRMEKKALEMRWRQESFLPVTHINIFGSLKAAFTCLKKNEILGVAIDGGGGQKKVMVDFLGKTALFSTGPLEIAARTNCRVLPTFMVRSIQGKSRMIIEEPMEIRNTDRDVFVSVHTQMFATRLESYVRKYPCHYLQFLSLRAFMASVDGAPFLME